The sequence AAGAAAGAGATCCCATCGCAGcaacgtctctctctctctctcgcttctcttcgtGATTGCGGTTTGGGggtgtttttctttgtgcCTGTGCGCACTGCAAtccgcacccccctccccccctccactaTGTGTGCTCGTCCATTTTTTCATGCTCACGGTCTCCCCCACCCGCCACCACTCAGGCGCGCACTCGTACGGCTTCACGAAGGCGAAGTGCCATCCCATCCCTGGCAAACGCACACGGGCGCGTATAGGCACGCTCGTCGGATCTGCAGAATAGACGGGAAAAGGCTGATGCCGACGTCAGGCATGGATCTCTCTGGGGGGTGGCTGCAGGACTCCGAGGGGCTCGTCGACACAGCACAAAGaaccacccccaccccggTTCTCACCCCCTCCGCCGCGATGCCCCGCTTCCCCCACGCAGGGTCGCCCTCGACTCTGTCGTCCCTTGACAGCTTCGTTGACGCAGGCAGCCCTACCTCGTACGGAGTGTCCGCACAGCAACTCGACGCGCTGTCGGCCACGGCCTACCTTGTCGGCTCGCCActgcaacgacagcagccTGTCGGGCGTGACATGACACACCCTGCCTTGCTTGTAGCGGCGAGgctcctgcagcacggcgTGGATCCCGAACGTATCATTGAATTGATTGAGTGCCGCTTCTGTGACGCCTCCTAAAGTgtgggcagcgctgccgcagaggagaggagcggTACTTTGGGGGAGCACAGAGATGCGCACATGAAAGACGTCTGCCGCTGGCGCCTTACCTCCTGCTTTTCACCAGCCGGGGGCGGGCATCTGTGGCGCCCAGACCAGCCATACAACAGGAAGGCGGCGAAGTATCATGACGGCGACAACTCCGCGCATGATGCGCTCATGTCTCCTCGATGCCCGTGAAGGGGAACGGGAATAAACCCCCTATGCTCTTATACTCcgaagggggggaggtagCGGACGTTGCGGCAACCTACGTTGAGCTGTGCGGTCCCTGCGGCGGGCCTCGcattcttctcttctttgccttgGAACTCTTTTCccgtgctcttcctctctcctcctcctcctcctcactccccTCCGCCTACGCTACCCACCaaacctcctccccctctcacgcTGCCTCATCGACGAGCATTCGCTCCCTGACGTGCACACGCTGCACAGTCGCCACCGGATTTGTGCCGCATCGCGCTCCCTTTGCGCTCACACGCAGGCCGTATCGTCACTTTGCAGAAAGCGATTTAATGCAGCAGACATGCCTCCTCGCCAAAGGCAATCTTAGCAACATTGGCAAGGCCGTCTGCGGCGAGCTTGCCATGGTCAGACGCAGTGTCGCCGTGTGTGGGGGTCGCGAGACCCCGTCTGCGGAAATACTCAATCGAATCAAAGCGGTGGCCGCGGAAATATGAAGGGCGGGGCCTCCACGACAGCGATGGTACAGCCCGTTCACCAGGCATGGGGGGCTGCGCCGACTTTCTTGTCCGCTACGCTGGCTGAGGCGCCTGCGGTGGAGGACTAATTCGGCATCATCGACGAAGACGTTAGCTCCATCCTTCACATACCCCTGTTGGGGCTGCATTGTgatcacctcctccgccctcgGCCTTGCTGGCCGCCCGAGCAAGGCTGCCTACTCGGAGAGCAAGCACAGCGTCATTGGCCACACGGAGTCtgtggcgctggaggtggcgccgacTTTGCGTCTTGAGCGGCAAAAGCAGAAGTCACCTCTGGGCAGACAAACGGACACACCCAAGCTGAGGACGGCAGTGCCCTCGGCTGCTCCGTGGAGTGAGCTCAGCCCCCTCTACTCCCGCTCTCCGCACTCGTCGTAATGCGTTGTGCGTGACATGCTCTTCACTTCGTCTCGTGCAGGTgcgtgggggagggaagggggagggggaaaagagagagcgtcATCaaccacagccgcagcgactCGAAACGCTTTGCTGCTTGTCTGTTTCACCGTCTCTTTCTTggtgttttctctctcacagGGGCAATCGACCCCACCACGCCACAACAACCGACCTGATATCGCCCTCCCACCATTCTTGCCTCTtccactccccctccgcatttcttttttttcgctgGGTCCTTTCACGCACCTCCTGCGCGTACGCACTCTGCTTTGCCGTCTTGGGTTACccttgtctttctctcttttctcgttcGCTCCTGCGGAAAGGCTGTTCTTTATACCTCCATCCCTGCGTGGTTTGTTGCCTGACCCGCACCAAATGAAGTTGGAGGCAGATGAGGGTGTGGGGGAGCAAGAGGAGTGATGGTagggctctctctctggctaTTACACACACCCCTCGCCCCTCACCGCTCCCCGCCCTACTCACCCCTGCAGCCTCTAGCCATTATTCTCAAATCAAACGAGTTGCCGCGTAGAACGGGAGGGGTGTGTGCTTCATGCGTCAAGATATCTCAGCAGAGTGTGGTATggtgccctctctctctctctgggagCAGTGTGGAGACTTTCCCGCCTCAGTGACCTCTCAGCACACGAAAACAAAGAAGCGGCCTTCTGTCAGCCACACTACCCCCCTCATACGCTCGTTTCtgcgcttccctctcccaagcctctctcttttccacgCCGTGTAAACGCTTCTTCTTGCTTCTGAGTGATTGCTGCTACTccccactgctgcgctgcgtggccCACACGCATGCCTCTTCGGCCCTGCACGTGCAAGTGTCATCGATCTGCGTcagagccgccgtcgcgACGTGCAACAGCTGCGTGCCGTCTCGCTTCTCCTAACCCTTTTACAAGTAttcacgcacacaagcactcCGCGATATTGCTCAAGCccttccaccccctctcAGCTCCCTATGCTCCCATCATGCGGCTGCAACGCTGAAGCCACCAGTTAAGTACACCTACACACGCATCCATCATCCCGATACGGCATCCGCAGTCATCTGCAACCACAAGAAAAACGTGGGGCGTCTCTCGTAGATGTGACTCGGCCCATGGGACTTCTCTCCTCAAAGGCTGCCCACAGGTGGGGACAGCGCGGACTCTACGCCACCGGAATACTCGGCTTCGGGTATGTCGGGGTTGACTATGCAACAGACGACTCCCTGACgcgctcgctgcgcacgctgGTCGCCTTTGGCACCATTGTGCGCATATACAAATTCACTACCCCTGACACGCCTGAGGAACTGTCTGTCATGCATAGCCGCGTCGCACGCATCGTCCTCGACACGTGCCTCAAAAATGAAGGACTCTACATCAAGATAGGACAAGGCCTGAACTCCATGAGTCACGTGCTCCCGCGCGAGTACACGGATGTGCTCAAAGTGCTGTTGGACCGGGCGCCACCTGTTCCGATCGCGGAGATTCGAAAGACCATCCGCGCCGAAACCGGCAAGGAAATTGAGGAGTTGTTTGTTCGCTTTGACGAGACACCAGTGGCCTCGGCGTCGATTGCGCAGGTGCACCAAGCGTGGCTTCCACCACCGGCAGACGGCTCCTCGCCGGAGCCGCAGAGGGTAGCCGTGAAGGTGCGCAAGCCGTGTATCTCCACCCAATCTGTGTGGGACCTGTACATGTATAGTGCCATCATGGTGCTACTCAAGCTCCTGTTTGACCTGCCGACAGACTGGTCGAGGAAGACCGTGTGCGACGCGTTGGTGCGTGAGATGGACTTCACCTTGGAGGCGTCCAATGCGAAGCGCTTTCGGCGCGCCTTCCGCGACAACCCGCGCTTGTACATCCCGCGTGTCCACGACGCGTACACCTCAACGCAGTTGCTCGTGATGGAATGGATCGAGGGAACGAAGCTGAATGAAGTAGAGTCCGTACGAGCACAGTACGATGCGAAGCGCGTGTTGACCACCTTGTTCGACGCCGTTGGTGACATGGTCTTCAAGCATGGCTTCGTCCACGCCGATCCGCACGCTGCCAACGTCATTGTGCGACCCATGCCGAAAGCCGATCCAGCGCCAGCAACTGTGGGCACGGACATGGCTGCtgccactaccaccaccccgCCGGCGGAGACGGCCACGCGGCACACCAAGGCAGGGCACGACCCGAACGACTATCAAGTCGTGCTCATCGACTTTGGCCTCGCCACACCGGAGCGGGTACGTTTTCGCTATCAATACGCCCTCCTCTTTGTAAGCCTCTTCACCCATGACAAGGAGTCACTGCGGCAGGTAGTGCACGACTGGGGCATCGACGACGTCGAGGTGTTCGCATCCTTCCAGGCCCAGAAACCCTTTGAAGCGATCCAGGCCGGCAGCTACGACGAAGTCACACGAGACGAGGTGATTGCCCTGCAGAAGAAGGCGCATGAGCGGGCAAAGGAGATGTTGCGTGACACAAGGCGTATTCCGAAGGAACTCATAATGGTGGGCCGCAGCCTCGACATCCTGCGCGGCGTCAACCGGCTTTACGGGTCACCCGTGAACCGCATGAACATGTTTGTGCAAAGTGCTGTGGAGTGTCTGGGTCCACTGCACAACTATGACGAGGTTGACGCGTACTTGAAGCGCATGCAGAAGATCATCGAGGCGCGGGGTTGTTTGGCAGCGGTCGCCATGGACTACTACCAGGAGTACGAAAGCGTGTACGATGCCTCCGCAGACGCCGTGCGTGAGGAGCAagaggctgcagcagcacagatTGTCTCCGAGGACGCGCAGCTTGGGTGTCATCATCCCTCTCAAGGGCTGGTGTCGTTGCTGCGCGCATGGCTCGACGCCGCCTATCGTTCCTGGATGCTGCGCAGTCTTCTGTTTCTACTAACCGCGGCTCACGTGCTCACCTACACGTACAACTCACTGATCGCAACGCTTCTgcccgccgcagcgcagaaGAGACTCCGCGTCGCAAGCCTGGAAGACCGACATGAACGTTCATTCGGGCTACAGAGAAGATAtaaagaggaagagatgcCGGAAACTGCCCTGGCAGTCGGCTAAAACGCACTCAcaacgaaagaaaacgagggagagggacacGATGACCCCCAACGCAGTGACGAGCTGCACATCTCCACTTTCTCCCTTCCATAACTCTCTTAACGTTTACTTATTTTGCTCGTTGAGgtctctcaccaccaccatcgctgATGGCCGGCCACTTCAGTGCGCGGTATCAGGGACTGGTACCCTCACCCtttgtggggaagccaagagCCTGCAGCCTTCCCTCGGAGTATAAAGCTGCGGACTCCTGGTGTCAACAGGGAGGTCTGGGCTGGGCGGCATGCGGCAGAGATTGGCGATTATCATTACATTAGGAGCGGCTCACTGCGAATCGTATCAATATGTTACCAGCTGGTAAAATCGTGTATTGTTTGAGGATTGAAGCACGCCGCATTTCACGTCGGGTGCCCAACGCAGCCCCTCCTGGGGGACGCGCCAGAGGCACTTTGCGCGCAGGCATGCGCTGCCAAAGCGCAGCCGACACGGCGCGCCACACCCAGAGAAAAAGGCGTCCAGGGGTCAGAGGTGTGGGGGCAGCGGGCGGGAAGGGCGCGCCGCCCACCCAGGCCCGCCCGGCgcccatcgcgcagcacgcgttGGAGGGACGAGACGAGCCCGCGAGACACATGGCCCGATTCAGCGGCGGGCTGCACGCGCATACCTGCGGGGTGGTCCGTGGCAGGATTGCGTGTTGAAAGGAAATTTTCGCTTCGTGCAGGACAATACTGTTGTGGTGGGCACACGCCATCCAGTCTGCTGCAATGCACGCAGAGGGAGACCTACTCGCCATCTCTCACGCACTTTGGACGCCATACACGTCGATTCTCTCTGGGCATGCCTCTGAAGCTGTGTTGGTGCATCCACGATTGTATGGAGCACGCGCACCAACACTCTTACTGTGAGCCTAACTTGTTGTTCATTGATCTCCTCTTAGTCGGTGATTTGGTTTGGCTGGgtcctccctctttcttgcACACCGCACGGCTTTGGGTCTTTCTGCTCGACTCGCTTGCCTACCATGAGTGTTCTGTCAGAGACCACACGAAGTAGTTTTCGAGGGAAAGACGCAGACACGCGTGGTAgatccccctctccccctcctcttccccttgcCGATAAACGCACTCTCCCGCAGCTCCCTCGACTGTCAAGCATCCATTCATCCAGAGAGCTCGTACCTCGGGCTAGACCCAACGCACCGTCGCATGTGTTTGTGCTTGGCTGACACCACACGTCGAGGTCACACTTAGTTCTCTGCAGACTCGGTTGCTCAAGGAGACTGCTCCTTTCAGCTCGCTCTCAcacgtgctctctctccctctctaccccccccctcgcctctctgcaCCCTCTCATTACCTTTTACCCATGATCTGCTCACCAACTTTGCACACACCACGGTACAAGAACCACGTATAGGTACTAATCCTGCTACCTCTCTGGTCTTCTCTCTGCGGTGCATGCGTCTGAGCCGCTTTTTCCCCTTTACTCGGCACATAATCCCGCGGAGGCGACTTCCCAGctgaaagggagaaaaactGCAACAGAGCACCtcgccttttccctttcgcttAAACTGTCCTCGTGTGCTATCTCTTGTTGCTCGAGGACTGGGATAACCGTGACGCTCATGTCTGGCATCATTCACAAGGAGAGCCTGCCTGGGCAGAGTCTCATcaagcggcggcgcgtcgACACCCAAGCGACGACGGAGACCCACAAAAAAGGCGAGAACGGAGATGACTCTGAGAGACTCGTCGACGATGTCTCGAAAAGTGCGACAGGCGAGAACGACGTCATCAACAGCACTGAGGTCCAGTCTGGCTCATTCAGCTCCGCGGCTAAGTCGTCTGCGAAAGCTGTGCaagcgcgcagcagcagcagcagcagcagcagtgacgacgaggacgacgacaaTGACCAGATTGAGCGTGAAAACGCACGCCTGGCGAAACTGCGCGAGCAACGCAGTCTTCGTCAACAGGAGCAACCGAAAACgactggagctgctgcagttcCCTCCGACCAGTTGTCCGCTAATATGTCAGGCGGTGTCGACGCCATGTCTTCTCCCTCGGCATCGAAGGCGCAGGAAGGCGCGGTGCACACTAACAGCTACGATCATGATGTACTCTTCCGCAATGCGGCGTGGCGCAATCCGTCCAAGGCGACCACTGCAGAGGAAAAGCGGAAGCAAAAGTGGGACTCAGTGCTGAACCGCACTCAGGACTCGGTGGCCTTTGGACACTTTATGAAGAACTTCTTCAAATGAGCGCCAATAGCGGTGGCTATAGTGCTGATTTTCCATGCTCCTCACGCACGCCCGTGTAGCTTTTGGAGGGAAGTAATCTTGTTGATctgccgccatcaccgccgaCTCCACCCCAACCCCTCTGCAGGGGGAAACTAGCGACTCTTTTTGccctcgccaccgcctccttttctcctctgggaggaaggtggtggaggtgttGGCATTGGCGTTATGTCGCTGGGGTGGGTTCCTGTCGACGTCCTTCACTTTGTTGTACTCTATCGAGTAATCCATGTGCGCCCGTCCTGTCGGCTATGAGGCacaagagaagcacaagTAGACGCCAAGACTGAGAAGCAACGCGAAAAAGATGAAGAATCCTTTTGTATGGGCGTGGAgaacagacacacacatcgcGAAGGTGGCTTAACGCCCTGCCTCcgctttctcgctctccatGGCTGGTAATACTCGCTTAGCCAAAGCTTTGCTTGCAGCTATCGCGCTGAGCGTGAAGAAGCGCGGCTGGACCAGCCGCGAGTTCAG comes from Leishmania braziliensis MHOM/BR/75/M2904 complete genome, chromosome 33 and encodes:
- a CDS encoding putative ABC transporter, giving the protein MGLLSSKAAHRWGQRGLYATGILGFGYVGVDYATDDSLTRSLRTLVAFGTIVRIYKFTTPDTPEELSVMHSRVARIVLDTCLKNEGLYIKIGQGLNSMSHVLPREYTDVLKVLLDRAPPVPIAEIRKTIRAETGKEIEELFVRFDETPVASASIAQVHQAWLPPPADGSSPEPQRVAVKVRKPCISTQSVWDLYMYSAIMVLLKLLFDLPTDWSRKTVCDALVREMDFTLEASNAKRFRRAFRDNPRLYIPRVHDAYTSTQLLVMEWIEGTKLNEVESVRAQYDAKRVLTTLFDAVGDMVFKHGFVHADPHAANVIVRPMPKADPAPATVGTDMAAATTTTPPAETATRHTKAGHDPNDYQVVLIDFGLATPERVRFRYQYALLFVSLFTHDKESLRQVVHDWGIDDVEVFASFQAQKPFEAIQAGSYDEVTRDEVIALQKKAHERAKEMLRDTRRIPKELIMVGRSLDILRGVNRLYGSPVNRMNMFVQSAVECLGPLHNYDEVDAYLKRMQKIIEARGCLAAVAMDYYQEYESVYDASADAVREEQEAAAAQIVSEDAQLGCHHPSQGLVSLLRAWLDAAYRSWMLRSLLFLLTAAHVLTYTYNSLIATLLPAAAQKRLRVASLEDRHERSFGLQRRYKEEEMPETALAVG